The following are from one region of the Schistocerca cancellata isolate TAMUIC-IGC-003103 chromosome 11, iqSchCanc2.1, whole genome shotgun sequence genome:
- the LOC126108785 gene encoding uncharacterized protein LOC126108785, which yields MGKIGLYSSHVVDTMQLIGRVLRLPFSKQKIYKLSVCLAITDNIIIDLMSCTWFIIKYLLASHYNYHTFWRQQYEDLMQVGCQLSIGIWLLLLFLVHQIFH from the exons ATGGGGAAAATAGGGCTATACAG CTCTCATGTTGTTGACACCATGCAGCTTATTGGAAGGGTACTGCGGCTTCCCTTCAGTAAGCAAAAGATATATAAATTGAGTGTATGTTTGGCGATCACTGATAATATTATTATTGATTTAATGTCCTGCACTTGGTTTATCATCaaataccttcttgcttcccactacaatTAT CACACATTCTGGAGACAACAGTATGAAGATCTTATGCAAGTGGGCTGCCAGTTGTCAATTGGAATATGGCTACTGCTTCTCTTCTTGGTCCATCAG ATTTTTCATTAG